ATCGGTCGAGTTTTTCCCGACGGAAAGAAGGCCATCCGGGATTTTCTGGACTACCTTCATGACCTGCGCGAGGAGATAGTCCGGCTGGCTGCCGCTTCCATGTCCGCCGTTGAAATCCGTGACCGGATCTTTGGCCGCGAATCGCAACTGGCGGCGCTGACCGGGGGGCATTTTGCGATACTGAACCTCGTGGAGCAACTGATGCCGAAAGAATAAAACCACCCGTGCCGATTGTTTTCCCCATCATGATGATCCATTTACACAAAGACAATCAAATGCCATTTTTAGAAGGAAAAATGCCAAAAAATGTTGAAATATTTAAAACACAGTTACCCATGTCTGAGCATAATCGATTTGCCACTGATTCTTAATATTTACATTACATAGGATAAGTTGATTCGTTCCTAAAAAGGGGAGTTGTATATGGAAAAATTACTCGATTTGATCTATTCCGGGGAATTAAACGACTGGACAAAGCGCTGTCAGGAAGGTTTTAACGAACTGTATGGTGCCAAAAGCGGTAGATATCCTGGGAGGGCGGAACAGTCTGTCACGCTAAGAGCCCCTGGATTCTCTAAAGGCGGAGTTCCTTTTGCTGCTTTAATTCATCCTACTAACCCAGATTCCGGTGCGTATGGTGGTATGAGCTTTGTTATTTTTCCCATGGAAGAAAGGCCAGCTTTATTAGCCATGGTAATCGGCACCCAGGGTTTAAGTCCTGATGAAGAAATTTTAGGCCGTCCCGGGCATGGACGTAAAGTTGCTGCTATATGCAACTGGCTCAACAAGCAGTATGGTCAGGGGGAGATGGTCTCCTGGGCAAAGCAAGATCCGGCCCGTATTGATTTAGATATGCCCGGGAATATTAAAAGCTTATTTGCAGAATACCGGTCTGTTTTTGAACGGTATGGTAAAGTAATTTACGGCCTTTATGCACCCGGGCAGGATCGGGAGGGTACAGAAGAATGCCTTAAGGCTTTTCTTGATCTGATGTTTTCAGAAAGGGGGTACCAACCTTTAAAAGGCGCCGAAGCTGATGCTAGGAGGATTCAAGCTGAATATTATTCCCATATGCTACCTGATTGCAGCATGGAAGAGGTGGCGTCATTGCTGGAACAACGAAAATATGTAGTTTTACAAGGGCCCCCGGGAACCGGGAAAACCCGTATGTCTTTGGAGCTGTTGAAGAACAAATACCAAAACAATGGCTTCACAATTCAGTTTCACCCTAACACAACTTATGAAAACTTTGTGGGGGGATTGGCTCCCATACATACTGAAGGCGGACTAGGTTTGGAATTTGCCCCTAAAGCTGGATTTCTAATGGAAGCTGCCTTGAAAGCCGCTGAAGCGAAGGACAAGCCTTATTTGTTGTTTATTGATGAAATTAATCGCGCTGATCTGGCTAAGGTGTTGGGTGAAGCTATATTTCTCTTGGAACCAACAGTGAGCGGCCGTACCCTAGAGTTGCCCTATGACTTTGGTTCGCCATTGCATTCACGATTTACCCTTCCTTCTAATCTACATATTTTGGGCACAATGAACAGTTCCGACCGAAGTATTGCCATTGTTGATATTGCTGTACGTCGACGGTTTGCTTTTCTAAAATTATGGCCGCAGATAGCGGTGGTTAAGGAACATGGTTGTGAGCTGATGCAACGTGCCTTCCAGGAATTGCTTCATATCTTCGTTGAATATGCGGGCAAAGACACTTTGGATTTATTACCCGGCCATTCCTATTTCCTTGAAAAGGAACCTCGACAGGCACTTATTTCGTTACGCGTTAATCTGGTTCCGTTATTAGAAGAATATTTGAATCAAGGTTATGTAGCCTCCTTTGCTGACTCAATAGAAGCATACCTACAATG
This Bacillota bacterium DNA region includes the following protein-coding sequences:
- a CDS encoding AAA domain-containing protein produces the protein MEKLLDLIYSGELNDWTKRCQEGFNELYGAKSGRYPGRAEQSVTLRAPGFSKGGVPFAALIHPTNPDSGAYGGMSFVIFPMEERPALLAMVIGTQGLSPDEEILGRPGHGRKVAAICNWLNKQYGQGEMVSWAKQDPARIDLDMPGNIKSLFAEYRSVFERYGKVIYGLYAPGQDREGTEECLKAFLDLMFSERGYQPLKGAEADARRIQAEYYSHMLPDCSMEEVASLLEQRKYVVLQGPPGTGKTRMSLELLKNKYQNNGFTIQFHPNTTYENFVGGLAPIHTEGGLGLEFAPKAGFLMEAALKAAEAKDKPYLLFIDEINRADLAKVLGEAIFLLEPTVSGRTLELPYDFGSPLHSRFTLPSNLHILGTMNSSDRSIAIVDIAVRRRFAFLKLWPQIAVVKEHGCELMQRAFQELLHIFVEYAGKDTLDLLPGHSYFLEKEPRQALISLRVNLVPLLEEYLNQGYVASFADSIEAYLQWVESISL